From Nymphalis io chromosome 10, ilAglIoxx1.1, whole genome shotgun sequence, a single genomic window includes:
- the LOC126771199 gene encoding glutamate receptor ionotropic, kainate glr-3-like: MDFLRFIISYFVSKNLTFLTAFLCWKPDHVNKLAQFGREAGVRLRIYQDFQQLPDLPPYRTFREGMLLDTLCDNATLVLDKASENRAFNLRHSWLLIDDSPHNFSNVEQVLENTIILPDGDLTWASADAMFDVYRVKLGEQLVVSNLGLPKSQKELQQLWLKLPTAVTRRKDLKNVYLNSATIISQPQYFKGWSDLTNRQIDTFPKLTYPLLMLCGEDLHFRFNLKQVDLYGEEHNGTFNGLVGRMQRGELEVGVTSIFMRADRWRVLHYCAETVELKGAFLFRQPSRSAVSNVFALPFSRGVWAASAAVFAGAGALLALFGSVARWCRAPDRAALRLTVTESFTYAIGTICQQGSDLSPQLWSIRLLMFCTLLASLFAFTSYSAKIVAILQAPSNALRKIDDLTHSPMDLGVQETTYKRVYFAESKDPATQMLYRRKLLPLGERAYLSVVDGIARVRSGLFAFQVEQSSGYDIISKTYTEREKCGLKEIKAFTLPMVAVPVRKHSGYRDLLGARLRWQREVGLMDRFRRVWMCARPKCDAGRGGFVSVGLVDVLPAAHALLVGALLAVALLALEKLLRRRGAVQRSRALTHVT; encoded by the exons ATGGACTTCCTTAGATTTATAATTTCGTACTTCGTTTCAAAAAATCTTACATTTTTGACTGCCTTCCTGTGCTGGAAGCCAG ATCATGTGAACAAACTGGCGCAGTTTGGTCGTGAGGCAGGTGTGAGGCTGCGCATCTATCAGGACTTTCAGCAGCTACCCGATTTGCCTCCATATCGCACATTTAGAGAGGGAATGTTACTCGACACCCTTTGTGATAATGCGACACTCGTGTTAGACAAA GCGTCAGAAAACCGTGCTTTCAATTTGCGTCATTCCTGGCTCCTGATTGATGATTCTCCGCATAACTTTAGTAATGTGGAGCAAGTTTTAGAGAATACTATCATCCTCCCCGATGGAGACTTGACGTGGGCCTCGGCAGACGCGATGTTCGATGTGTACCGAGTGAAACTTGGTGAACAGCTTGTGGTATCTAATCTTGGACTTCCAAAAAGCCAAAAAGAGCTTCAGCAACTATGGCTTAAGTTACCAACTGCTGTTACAAGaagaaaagatttaaaaaacgtttatttGAATTCGGCTACCATT ATCAGCCAGCCTCAATACTTCAAAGGATGGTCGGATTTAACAAATCGACAGATCGATACATTCCCAAAATTGACGTACCCGTTGCTTATGCTGTGTGGTGAAGATTTACATTTCAG gtttaatttaaaacaagtgGACTTGTACGGTGAAGAGCATAACGGCACGTTCAACGGTCTGGTGGGGCGCATGCAGCGCGGTGAGCTCGAAGTCGGCGTCACCTCCATATTCATGCGCGCTGATCGCTGGCGAGTTCTGCACTACTGTGCTGAGACCGTGGAGTTGAA GGGCGCTTTTTTGTTTCGTCAGCCGTCTCGCTCGGCGGTGTCGAACGTGTTCGCGCTGCCATTTAGCCGCGGGGTGTGGGCAGCGTCGGCGGCGGTGTTCGCGGGCGCGGGCGCACTGCTGGCGCTGTTCGGAAGCGTTGCGCGGTGGTGTCGCGCGCCCGACCGCGCCGCACTCAGGCTTACAGTCACGGAGAGCTTTACGTATGCGATTGGCACCATATGCCAGCAAG GTTCAGATTTATCTCCTCAACTGTGGTCCATCCGACTGCTTATGTTTTGTACGCTCCTAGCTTCTCTCTTCGCGTTTACATCGTACTCAGCAAAGATTGTAGCGATCTTGCAGGCTCCCAGCAATGCGTTACGCAAAATAGATGATCTCACTCACTCGCCCATGGACCTCGGCGTGCAAGAAACTACTTACAAAAGAGTTTATTTTGCT gaaAGCAAGGACCCGGCGACACAAATGCTGTATAGACGCAAGTTGCTGCCACTGGGCGAGCGCGCCTACCTAAGCGTTGTGGACGGCATCGCGCGCGTGCGCTCGGGACTATTTGCATTTCAG GTAGAACAGAGCTCGGGCTATGACATTATTAGCAAGACATACACGGAGCGTGAAAAGTGCGGCTTAAAGGAGATCAAGGCGTTCACGCTGCCCATGGTGGCTGTACCCGTGCGCAAGCACTCAGGGTACAGGGACCTACTCGGCGCTAG ACTGCGGTGGCAGCGTGAGGTGGGCCTGATGGACCGCTTCCGCCGTGTGTGGATGTGCGCGCGTCCAAAGTGCGATGCGGGGCGCGGTGGCTTCGTGAGTGTGGGGCTAGTGGATGTTCTCCCGGCTGCGCACGCGCTGCTCGTCGGAGCACTGCTCGCCGTTGCGCTGCTAGCTCTCGAGAAGTTACTACGCCGACGAGGAGCCGTTCAGCGCTCAAGAGCCTTAACTCATGTTACATAA
- the LOC126771320 gene encoding neuronal acetylcholine receptor subunit alpha-3-like isoform X1 has protein sequence MASESASLLIALLIFIIVGERRVTCVCDNVTSISTQVDLLLAEYDRGAFLVSPIHVKAALDVQHATIDEKASTVRLLAALYLSWEDKRLSWNASSWGCDNALVSAERLWLPDVGVLSAATVGGIGGDVGLRARLTSDGRVSWVVRLDLVSPLTLTLDAWPRDVQEIIYKFGSRSHTTDELNLTSSDMEHAMVFESGTWELISVRSTDMTWQRLDEEQQVLLWKLTLRRRAPAHALATRAVLYACIVLLIAAMLLPPASRPALCATAALTAALWLIAALARLPGASSAPLAMSLMCAVCTCSAAAAAGAALVLRVARCSAPPPHALRALVTATSTFCKLGPPEGSNAEWSAWAAAAQLLDHVLLSTILLTLFVVACFTF, from the exons ATGGCGTCCGAATCGGCATCGTTGCTGATAGCACTGCTCATCTTTATTATCG TAGGCGAAAGAAGAGTTACGTGCGTGTGTGATAATGTGACGTCGATATCAACTCAAGTGGACCTGCTGCTGGCTGAATACGACCGTGGCGCGTTTCTTGTCTCGCCTATACACGTGAAGGCTGCACTCGATGTACAACATGCTACCATCGACGAGAAAGCCTCTACTGTCAGATTGTTGGCCGCATTGTATTTG AGTTGGGAAGACAAACGTCTTTCTTGGAATGCGAGCAGTTGGGGCTGTGATAACGCTTTGGTGTCAGCAGAACGCTTGTGGCTGCCTGACGTGGGGGTGTTAAGTGCAGCCACCGTTGGTGGCATCGGCGGCGACGTGGGGCTGCGGGCAAGACTCACCAGCGATGGACGCGTCTCCTGGGTCGTGCGTCTCGACCTTGTTTCTCCTCTCACTCTCACTCTCGACGCCTGGCCTAGGGATGTGCAAGAGATTATCTACAAGTTTGGTTCCAGGTCGCACACTACCGATGAACTGAATTTAACATCCAGTGATATGGAG CACGCGATGGTATTCGAGTCAGgaacttgggaactaatatcAGTGAGAAGCACAGATATGACATGGCAGCGATTGGACGAAGAGCAACAAGTGCTACTGTGGAAGCTGACCCTGCGCAGGCGAGCGCCCGCACATGCACTTGCGACAAGGGCGGTGCTGTACGCATGTATAGTGCTGCTGATTGCCGCTATGTTACTGCCTCCCGCTTCGAGGCCTGCGCTCTGTGCGACTGCAGCACTCACCGCTGCCTTGTG GTTGATCGCGGCGCTGGCACGCCTTCCGGGCGCGTCGTCGGCGCCACTCGCCATGTCACTCATGTGCGCGGTGTGCACGTGCAGCGCGGCGGCGGCAGCAGGCGCGGCGCTGGTACTGCGCGTGGCGCGCTGCTCCGCACCTCCGCCGCACGCTTTGCGCGCTCTCGTTACCGCCACCTCCACCTTTTGCAAGCTCGGACCACCGGAG GGTAGCAATGCGGAGTGGAGCGCATGGGCGGCGGCGGCGCAGCTGTTGGACCATGTGCTGCTCAGCACCATACTACTGACTCTCTTTGTCGTCGCGTGCTTTACGTTCTGA
- the LOC126771320 gene encoding 5-hydroxytryptamine receptor 3C-like isoform X2, protein MASESASLLIALLIFIIGERRVTCVCDNVTSISTQVDLLLAEYDRGAFLVSPIHVKAALDVQHATIDEKASTVRLLAALYLSWEDKRLSWNASSWGCDNALVSAERLWLPDVGVLSAATVGGIGGDVGLRARLTSDGRVSWVVRLDLVSPLTLTLDAWPRDVQEIIYKFGSRSHTTDELNLTSSDMEHAMVFESGTWELISVRSTDMTWQRLDEEQQVLLWKLTLRRRAPAHALATRAVLYACIVLLIAAMLLPPASRPALCATAALTAALWLIAALARLPGASSAPLAMSLMCAVCTCSAAAAAGAALVLRVARCSAPPPHALRALVTATSTFCKLGPPEGSNAEWSAWAAAAQLLDHVLLSTILLTLFVVACFTF, encoded by the exons ATGGCGTCCGAATCGGCATCGTTGCTGATAGCACTGCTCATCTTTATTATCG GCGAAAGAAGAGTTACGTGCGTGTGTGATAATGTGACGTCGATATCAACTCAAGTGGACCTGCTGCTGGCTGAATACGACCGTGGCGCGTTTCTTGTCTCGCCTATACACGTGAAGGCTGCACTCGATGTACAACATGCTACCATCGACGAGAAAGCCTCTACTGTCAGATTGTTGGCCGCATTGTATTTG AGTTGGGAAGACAAACGTCTTTCTTGGAATGCGAGCAGTTGGGGCTGTGATAACGCTTTGGTGTCAGCAGAACGCTTGTGGCTGCCTGACGTGGGGGTGTTAAGTGCAGCCACCGTTGGTGGCATCGGCGGCGACGTGGGGCTGCGGGCAAGACTCACCAGCGATGGACGCGTCTCCTGGGTCGTGCGTCTCGACCTTGTTTCTCCTCTCACTCTCACTCTCGACGCCTGGCCTAGGGATGTGCAAGAGATTATCTACAAGTTTGGTTCCAGGTCGCACACTACCGATGAACTGAATTTAACATCCAGTGATATGGAG CACGCGATGGTATTCGAGTCAGgaacttgggaactaatatcAGTGAGAAGCACAGATATGACATGGCAGCGATTGGACGAAGAGCAACAAGTGCTACTGTGGAAGCTGACCCTGCGCAGGCGAGCGCCCGCACATGCACTTGCGACAAGGGCGGTGCTGTACGCATGTATAGTGCTGCTGATTGCCGCTATGTTACTGCCTCCCGCTTCGAGGCCTGCGCTCTGTGCGACTGCAGCACTCACCGCTGCCTTGTG GTTGATCGCGGCGCTGGCACGCCTTCCGGGCGCGTCGTCGGCGCCACTCGCCATGTCACTCATGTGCGCGGTGTGCACGTGCAGCGCGGCGGCGGCAGCAGGCGCGGCGCTGGTACTGCGCGTGGCGCGCTGCTCCGCACCTCCGCCGCACGCTTTGCGCGCTCTCGTTACCGCCACCTCCACCTTTTGCAAGCTCGGACCACCGGAG GGTAGCAATGCGGAGTGGAGCGCATGGGCGGCGGCGGCGCAGCTGTTGGACCATGTGCTGCTCAGCACCATACTACTGACTCTCTTTGTCGTCGCGTGCTTTACGTTCTGA